From the genome of Spirochaetae bacterium HGW-Spirochaetae-1, one region includes:
- a CDS encoding mechanosensitive ion channel protein MscS, which translates to MKTISILINETIGLSLEIQYKIFISLIIILFFIVLKKILLKIAIKKIKDSKVEYRLKKTSSYIATFILILILGMVWFKGFRDITTFLGLFSAGLAIALKEMILNVAGWVFLIWRKPFEVGDRIQIGLLSGDVIDIRIFQHTLLEIGNWVDGDQSTGRIVHVPNGKVFSEILANYNKGFGYIWNELNVLVTFESNWKKAKECLLLIVNNYAGNLSSLAEAKVKKAAKKYMIFYSNLSPAVYTRVKDSGVQLSIRYLCEPRKRRGTEQKMWEEILQEFSLHDDIDFAYPTQRFYNNKNEGTSSEESKP; encoded by the coding sequence ATGAAAACTATTAGCATCTTGATAAATGAAACAATTGGATTAAGCCTTGAAATTCAGTATAAAATATTTATATCACTTATAATAATTTTATTTTTTATAGTCTTAAAAAAAATATTATTAAAAATTGCAATTAAGAAAATAAAAGATTCTAAAGTAGAATACCGTCTGAAAAAAACATCCAGTTATATAGCTACTTTTATTTTAATTTTGATTCTGGGTATGGTTTGGTTCAAAGGTTTTAGAGATATTACAACCTTCCTTGGTCTTTTCTCCGCTGGTTTGGCTATCGCGCTTAAAGAAATGATTTTAAATGTAGCAGGTTGGGTATTTTTAATTTGGAGAAAACCATTTGAAGTTGGAGACCGAATCCAAATAGGGTTGCTTTCAGGAGATGTTATAGATATACGAATTTTTCAACATACTCTTTTAGAAATAGGGAACTGGGTTGATGGAGACCAGAGCACAGGAAGAATTGTTCATGTCCCCAATGGAAAAGTTTTTAGTGAAATTCTTGCAAATTATAATAAAGGATTCGGTTATATATGGAATGAACTAAATGTACTTGTTACATTTGAAAGTAATTGGAAAAAGGCAAAAGAATGCCTTTTATTGATAGTAAATAATTATGCCGGAAACTTAAGCAGTTTGGCGGAGGCAAAGGTAAAAAAAGCAGCAAAAAAATATATGATATTTTATTCTAATCTTTCTCCTGCTGTATACACCAGGGTTAAAGATTCCGGGGTTCAATTATCAATTAGATACCTTTGTGAGCCAAGAAAAAGAAGAGGAACCGAGCAGAAAATGTGGGAGGAGATATTACAAGAGTTTTCATTGCATGATGATATAGATTTTGCTTATCCAACACAAAGGTTTTACAATAATAAAAATGAAGGCACTTCATCGGAAGAATCTAAACCTTAA
- the ilvE gene encoding branched-chain-amino-acid transaminase produces the protein MTVYIDGRFYEKEEAKISVYDHGVLYGDGVFEGIRIYNSRIFRLQDHLVRLYDSAHAIMLTVPLSMEDMEQAVLETVALNRKKNGYIRLLITRGVGDLGINPLSCRRASVIIIVDDIQLYPRENYEQGIKIITASSRRISSDSLDPRIKSLNYLNNILAKIEAQQAGCLEAVMLNRQGFIAECTGDNIFIIKQSVVKTPSAFFGSLGGITRDTVLGLAGQRGLACMETGLTQYDLYTADECFLTGTGAEIIPVVSVDGRMIGTGNPGELTKVLMRDFTEKASSEFI, from the coding sequence ATGACGGTGTATATTGACGGCAGGTTTTACGAAAAAGAAGAGGCCAAAATATCGGTCTATGACCACGGCGTGCTCTACGGCGACGGTGTTTTCGAGGGCATACGGATATATAACAGCAGGATATTCAGGCTCCAGGATCACCTGGTACGGCTGTATGACAGCGCCCATGCCATTATGCTCACCGTCCCCCTGTCCATGGAGGATATGGAACAGGCCGTACTGGAAACCGTTGCGCTGAACCGTAAAAAGAACGGGTATATCAGGCTCCTGATTACCCGGGGCGTGGGAGACCTGGGTATAAATCCCCTTTCATGCCGGAGGGCATCGGTTATCATCATCGTTGATGATATACAGCTCTATCCCCGGGAGAACTATGAACAGGGAATAAAGATTATCACGGCATCGTCGCGGCGCATCTCTTCCGACAGCCTGGACCCGCGGATAAAATCGCTCAATTATCTCAACAATATCCTGGCCAAGATCGAAGCGCAGCAGGCGGGCTGCCTCGAGGCGGTCATGCTGAACCGCCAGGGGTTCATCGCCGAGTGTACCGGGGACAATATATTTATCATCAAACAGAGCGTGGTAAAAACGCCTTCGGCCTTTTTCGGCTCTCTGGGAGGCATTACCCGCGACACGGTGCTGGGCCTTGCCGGGCAGAGAGGTCTCGCCTGCATGGAGACGGGGCTTACCCAGTATGACCTGTATACGGCCGATGAATGCTTTCTCACGGGAACAGGGGCCGAGATCATACCCGTTGTGAGCGTGGACGGCCGCATGATCGGAACGGGAAATCCGGGAGAGTTGACAAAAGTCCTCATGCGTGACTTTACCGAGAAGGCAAGCTCTGAATTCATCTGA
- a CDS encoding 4Fe-4S ferredoxin: MIDYRHIKTVVYAALLIALIAGLSLLSVYIRGARPEKIPLPGDLVISGEMTVEQFGRANDLPDPALKEIFNLESRQDLEKKISDFGTTEAVSLLVGKKLALAAEGKSKNWYKIAIKFVLWFIFLAFVFFFLRKRRVSSGLRKGLLFLSLLVFGVILGSDPGPMGTVKDAIHLYGSSKAIFPPRMIALTVFLLMVLLANKFICAWGCQAGTLQDLIFRINENETHKSIAWKQVKLPFVLTNSIRIIFFMAFTAVSFLWGTDIIDPIDIFKVYNPAHLGIFGTVFIGMLLSASLFVYRPWCHLLCPFGLAGWIVEKASLVKISVDYTTCIACKKCSAACPSTVMSAILLNDKKTIPDCFACYTCRDVCPTGSIEFSVRKRSVPPPDHFGESR, translated from the coding sequence ATGATCGATTATAGACACATAAAAACAGTTGTATACGCCGCACTGTTAATTGCCCTTATCGCGGGATTGTCACTCCTGTCTGTCTACATTCGGGGCGCCAGGCCTGAAAAAATTCCCCTTCCGGGAGATCTGGTAATCAGCGGTGAAATGACGGTGGAGCAATTCGGCCGCGCCAATGATCTTCCCGATCCCGCGTTGAAAGAAATTTTCAATCTCGAGTCCCGGCAGGATCTGGAAAAAAAAATTTCCGATTTCGGTACAACCGAAGCTGTATCTCTGCTGGTGGGCAAAAAGCTGGCACTCGCGGCGGAGGGGAAAAGCAAGAATTGGTACAAAATCGCAATCAAGTTTGTACTATGGTTCATATTCCTTGCATTTGTCTTTTTCTTTTTAAGAAAACGCAGGGTTTCTTCCGGTCTCAGAAAAGGGTTGCTCTTTCTGTCCCTGCTCGTATTCGGTGTGATTTTAGGTTCGGATCCCGGCCCCATGGGTACTGTTAAAGATGCGATTCATCTGTACGGTTCGTCAAAAGCAATTTTTCCTCCCCGTATGATTGCACTGACTGTCTTTCTTCTCATGGTGTTGCTTGCAAATAAATTTATCTGCGCATGGGGGTGCCAGGCAGGGACCCTGCAGGATCTGATTTTCCGGATCAATGAAAATGAAACTCATAAATCTATTGCATGGAAACAAGTCAAGCTGCCCTTTGTGCTGACAAACAGTATCAGGATCATTTTTTTTATGGCGTTTACGGCCGTATCCTTTTTATGGGGGACCGATATCATCGATCCAATCGATATTTTTAAGGTATATAACCCGGCCCATCTGGGAATATTCGGGACCGTCTTTATCGGCATGCTGCTGTCGGCGAGTCTTTTCGTCTACAGGCCCTGGTGCCACCTGCTGTGCCCTTTCGGCCTGGCGGGCTGGATTGTTGAGAAAGCAAGCCTGGTTAAAATCAGCGTTGATTACACCACATGCATCGCCTGTAAAAAGTGTTCCGCGGCGTGTCCTTCCACGGTGATGAGCGCTATTCTTCTCAATGATAAAAAAACGATCCCTGATTGTTTCGCCTGTTATACCTGCAGGGATGTGTGTCCCACGGGATCGATAGAATTTTCCGTAAGAAAGAGAAGCGTGCCGCCGCCCGATCATTTCGGGGAGTCCCGGTAA
- a CDS encoding glycerol acyltransferase — protein MHFTIFKTPVIRSIFKYISIVLLKITGWKLEGRFPKNQKCVVIVAPHTSNWDFFYGLLLVLSSGINTYWIGKASLFKFPFGPVMKWLGGIPVDRSKNNNMVAQAAENFSKNSNLAITVPPEGSRSTVSYWKSGFYFIALKADVPILLGFLDFAKKRGGFGPLFYPTGNIEADMSIIRGFYADIRGRYPEKETPARISPHHYQKEIS, from the coding sequence ATGCATTTTACCATTTTTAAAACACCGGTTATTCGCAGTATTTTTAAATATATCTCAATTGTTCTTTTAAAAATCACCGGATGGAAACTTGAAGGCAGGTTCCCTAAAAACCAGAAATGTGTTGTTATTGTAGCTCCCCATACCTCGAACTGGGATTTTTTCTACGGCCTTCTTCTCGTTCTCTCATCGGGAATCAACACGTACTGGATTGGAAAAGCCTCACTTTTCAAGTTCCCCTTTGGTCCTGTAATGAAATGGCTCGGCGGTATACCCGTTGACCGGAGTAAAAACAACAACATGGTAGCCCAGGCAGCTGAAAACTTTTCCAAAAACAGCAACCTTGCCATTACGGTCCCTCCCGAGGGGAGCAGGTCAACGGTCAGCTACTGGAAAAGCGGTTTTTATTTCATTGCCCTTAAGGCGGATGTTCCGATTCTCCTCGGCTTTCTTGATTTCGCAAAGAAAAGAGGGGGCTTCGGGCCTCTCTTTTATCCAACCGGGAACATAGAAGCCGATATGTCGATCATCCGCGGGTTCTATGCCGACATTCGCGGAAGGTATCCGGAAAAAGAAACACCCGCACGGATAAGCCCGCACCATTACCAGAAAGAAATTTCTTAA
- a CDS encoding alkene reductase has protein sequence MKEKQALLRKYTIGDLELKNRIVMAPMTRSRADNSGKVATELIAAYYAQRSSAGLIITEGSQISKRAVGYINTPGIHSDDQVEGWKKVTSAVHEKRGKIFIQLWHVGRMSHPDFHNGELPLSASALNPHSKSYTPEGFKDTVTPKAMTVDEINDTILDYGHAAKNAISAGFDGVEIHSSNGYLLHQFFSRTSNIRTDEYGGSIEKRAKILFEVIDEIKKFIPENRIGVRLNPSLHGIFGMTVDEESIPTFDFIVKKLNDYGLAYLHLSEPFTDVTEVSGAEPHIAQHYRPLYKGTLIINNAFDRETGNRVLDEGLADMVAFGKLFISNPDLAERFEARAETSKWDQDTFYTPGPKGYTDYPVLNKS, from the coding sequence ATGAAAGAAAAACAAGCACTCCTGAGAAAATATACTATAGGAGATCTTGAACTTAAAAATCGTATAGTTATGGCTCCAATGACACGGAGTAGAGCAGATAATTCCGGAAAGGTTGCTACAGAATTAATTGCAGCTTATTATGCTCAGAGATCCTCTGCAGGCCTGATTATCACAGAGGGCTCTCAAATATCTAAACGGGCGGTAGGTTATATAAATACACCGGGAATACACTCAGATGATCAGGTAGAGGGATGGAAAAAGGTAACATCAGCAGTGCATGAGAAGAGAGGAAAAATATTCATTCAGCTATGGCATGTGGGCAGAATGTCTCATCCTGATTTTCATAATGGAGAGCTTCCCTTATCTGCTTCAGCATTAAATCCCCATTCAAAGTCTTACACACCGGAGGGTTTCAAAGATACGGTTACACCCAAAGCTATGACTGTTGATGAAATTAACGACACTATCCTTGATTATGGACATGCAGCAAAAAATGCTATATCTGCAGGTTTTGATGGTGTTGAGATTCATTCTTCTAATGGGTATCTTCTCCACCAGTTTTTCAGCAGAACTTCCAATATTCGCACTGATGAATATGGTGGTTCTATTGAAAAGAGGGCAAAAATTTTATTTGAAGTAATTGATGAGATTAAAAAATTTATACCGGAGAACCGTATCGGAGTGAGATTAAATCCCTCTTTACATGGGATATTCGGAATGACTGTTGATGAGGAGAGTATTCCGACTTTTGACTTTATCGTAAAAAAACTTAATGATTATGGTCTGGCATATCTTCATCTTTCTGAGCCCTTTACTGATGTAACAGAAGTTTCCGGAGCAGAACCACATATAGCTCAGCATTACAGACCTTTATACAAGGGAACTCTCATAATCAACAACGCCTTTGACAGAGAAACCGGCAATAGAGTTCTTGACGAGGGACTTGCCGATATGGTTGCTTTTGGGAAACTTTTTATCTCAAATCCCGATCTTGCTGAGAGATTTGAAGCCAGGGCTGAGACATCGAAATGGGATCAGGATACATTCTATACTCCTGGTCCAAAAGGTTATACTGACTACCCTGTATTGAATAAATCATAA